A genome region from Yoonia vestfoldensis includes the following:
- a CDS encoding DUF1173 family protein, with protein MIKLSGHHVDTAMPEAQAALEAAYRARTRPECTCVNPSQPMYIAKIGDKYFVKRMPGTGDAHAPDCQSFEAPEHLSGLAELNGTAIQESADDGTTLLKLDFALTKRGKQAAPPPASGGKATEAVSNPKKMGLSALLHFLWHEGELTKWVPAMEDKRKWGVVRSALRRAASSKTAKGLSLPDVLFIPEPFRVDRSDALQEARKRKFDQIARMGGTGTSLGILIAEYKSHSPSAFGSKFSFKHLPDCYFFADADLTKRFDRIFEDDLVLAEMTDDSHFIVIATFSIARAGYPTLQTIGGMLVTKEFLPFETMKEAELLKTLVRDGRRFIKQLRYNLKPQATVASVVLSDTDKPVAAFISPPGAAPDEVSAIISLIDEAGYPYWVWADEVRMPALPPRKAAFEARK; from the coding sequence ATGATTAAACTCAGCGGGCATCATGTCGATACAGCAATGCCTGAGGCTCAAGCAGCCCTTGAGGCCGCGTATCGGGCGCGTACGCGCCCTGAATGTACTTGCGTGAACCCGTCACAACCAATGTACATCGCCAAAATAGGGGACAAGTATTTCGTGAAGCGGATGCCCGGCACGGGCGATGCTCATGCGCCGGATTGTCAATCGTTCGAGGCTCCGGAGCATCTTTCGGGGTTGGCGGAGTTGAATGGCACCGCCATTCAGGAATCTGCCGATGACGGCACCACCCTTTTGAAGCTTGATTTTGCGTTGACGAAACGTGGCAAGCAAGCGGCTCCGCCGCCTGCCAGCGGAGGAAAGGCCACAGAGGCCGTGAGCAACCCCAAGAAGATGGGCCTGAGCGCTCTGCTGCACTTCCTGTGGCATGAAGGCGAGCTGACTAAATGGGTGCCGGCGATGGAAGACAAGCGCAAATGGGGTGTGGTGCGCAGCGCGCTGCGCCGTGCGGCATCGTCGAAAACAGCGAAGGGCCTGTCGTTGCCTGATGTGCTGTTCATTCCTGAGCCGTTCAGAGTTGATAGGTCTGACGCCTTGCAAGAGGCTCGGAAGCGCAAATTTGACCAGATCGCGCGTATGGGCGGAACGGGAACGTCGCTGGGGATTCTCATCGCTGAATATAAGTCGCATTCGCCTTCTGCGTTTGGATCAAAGTTCAGCTTCAAGCATTTGCCAGATTGCTATTTCTTTGCCGATGCCGATCTGACGAAGCGCTTCGATCGCATTTTTGAAGACGATCTCGTCTTGGCTGAAATGACAGACGATTCACATTTTATCGTTATTGCCACGTTCAGCATTGCGCGGGCCGGGTATCCGACCCTGCAAACGATCGGGGGGATGTTGGTGACCAAAGAGTTTTTGCCGTTCGAGACGATGAAGGAAGCCGAGCTATTGAAGACATTGGTTCGCGACGGCCGGCGCTTCATCAAGCAGCTCCGCTATAACCTGAAGCCGCAAGCCACGGTCGCGTCTGTGGTTTTAAGCGATACCGACAAGCCGGTTGCCGCCTTCATATCACCGCCGGGTGCGGCTCCCGACGAAGTCAGCGCCATCATCAGTTTGATCGATGAGGCAGGCTATCCGTACTGGGTATGGGCTGATGAAGTGCGCATGCCAGCGTTACCACCCAGAAAAGCGGCATTTGAGGCGCGCAAGTGA
- a CDS encoding type IV secretory system conjugative DNA transfer family protein encodes MTYIYLFVVMAVAFYYLSRSKSILCLGPLLMSASAAFFASGYYLMLYFALVLREEFNFQNGFNLRADFLPSAMVFAVWFLVGALGFKMTMALPSRLALAKDNQRKTREDYRSKSTVFGDARLGKWSHIKERIAPIGDGIVLGEDYDPRNNPDYDHADKETWGKGGKSDLIQMKTGYEGGHTLIVGGTGAAKTAAYVIPTCMKYPHSLVVVDPGGSALRQCYDKRVAMGRDIREVSPEHGLDVMAMMKHCLKTSRDFRHLADMMIVREKDSEFSKFYAEESITVLAALLEYFTNEMPTVGVFEGVAQVVHLPESKMKAMLVDIVGASANPTISAALLGLIEKDSKFFTYFSSTLQQSLKWTMYPDMIQMVSVDSPDAPPALGDQTDLFITLRMDDFKQFPGLVRLILGSVTYDMKLRETRAKEKLMIVDEAPLLGYFPLFEDIRDRARQFRLHLMIVFQNIGQIEEAYGRSGPKSWNDVASRAYSAIGDLGEAEALSRMIGTFTVDVAENTQGASGATLATVAQSSNMSLSERTQQAALVTPDEIMQLPADAQILLFRRQPPLICGKALYFRRNAWVKADDDEGRSGSFVAQLAGRFSKQRSFRKSRV; translated from the coding sequence ATGACCTACATCTACCTCTTTGTGGTGATGGCAGTTGCATTCTATTACCTGTCGCGATCAAAAAGCATCCTGTGTTTGGGACCGCTTCTCATGTCCGCGTCAGCGGCGTTCTTTGCGAGTGGTTATTACCTAATGCTGTATTTCGCTTTGGTCCTACGTGAAGAATTCAATTTTCAAAACGGTTTCAACCTTCGAGCAGATTTTCTCCCAAGCGCTATGGTCTTCGCGGTCTGGTTTCTCGTGGGGGCGCTTGGCTTCAAGATGACCATGGCGCTCCCATCGCGACTTGCACTCGCCAAGGACAACCAGCGTAAAACCCGTGAAGACTATCGCTCGAAATCAACTGTTTTCGGGGATGCTCGACTAGGCAAATGGTCCCACATTAAAGAACGGATTGCACCGATTGGTGATGGGATTGTGTTGGGCGAAGACTACGACCCACGAAACAACCCCGACTATGATCATGCTGATAAAGAAACGTGGGGGAAGGGCGGGAAGTCCGACCTGATACAGATGAAAACCGGATATGAGGGTGGCCACACCCTGATCGTTGGCGGAACCGGCGCAGCAAAGACCGCCGCCTATGTCATTCCAACCTGCATGAAATATCCGCATTCATTGGTGGTTGTTGATCCAGGTGGTTCGGCGCTGCGGCAGTGTTATGACAAGCGCGTGGCGATGGGGCGAGATATTCGAGAAGTAAGCCCGGAGCACGGTCTGGACGTCATGGCGATGATGAAACATTGCCTGAAAACGAGTCGTGATTTTCGCCATCTTGCTGACATGATGATTGTCAGGGAAAAGGATTCGGAATTTTCGAAATTCTACGCTGAGGAGAGCATCACAGTGCTTGCGGCGCTGTTGGAGTATTTCACTAATGAAATGCCGACTGTCGGGGTATTTGAGGGCGTAGCACAGGTTGTTCATCTTCCAGAAAGCAAAATGAAGGCAATGCTTGTCGACATTGTTGGGGCATCGGCAAATCCGACTATATCTGCAGCACTTTTGGGGTTGATAGAGAAAGATAGCAAATTTTTCACCTATTTCTCTTCTACGCTGCAGCAGTCGCTCAAATGGACGATGTATCCCGACATGATTCAAATGGTCAGCGTAGACAGTCCTGATGCGCCGCCCGCCCTTGGTGATCAAACTGATTTGTTCATCACCTTGCGTATGGATGATTTCAAACAGTTTCCGGGTCTGGTGCGTTTGATTTTGGGGTCGGTGACCTATGACATGAAACTGCGCGAGACACGCGCGAAAGAAAAATTGATGATCGTAGATGAGGCACCTCTGCTTGGGTATTTTCCATTGTTTGAGGACATCCGTGATCGTGCGCGGCAATTCAGGCTTCACCTGATGATTGTTTTTCAAAACATCGGGCAAATTGAAGAGGCTTATGGTCGTTCAGGTCCGAAAAGTTGGAATGACGTTGCATCGCGTGCTTACAGTGCGATTGGTGATTTAGGCGAGGCGGAAGCGCTTTCGCGTATGATCGGGACATTCACCGTCGACGTTGCGGAAAACACCCAGGGCGCGTCAGGTGCCACGCTGGCTACCGTCGCCCAGTCCAGCAATATGAGCCTGAGCGAACGGACACAGCAAGCCGCTCTCGTGACGCCGGACGAAATCATGCAGTTACCTGCGGATGCGCAGATCCTTCTGTTCAGACGCCAGCCACCTTTGATTTGTGGAAAGGCTTTGTATTTCAGACGGAACGCGTGGGTCAAGGCTGACGACGACGAAGGTAGGTCTGGCAGCTTTGTTGCACAGCTCGCAGGGAGATTCAGCAAACAGCGGTCGTTTCGTAAATCGCGGGTGTGA
- a CDS encoding toxin-antitoxin system TumE family protein gives MRAQLIEKSRTVIDDTAFFEVVLWHLPAPISGSRHPFKYRLALVMNGECVLRYDNERGKGDHRHIGGVEEPITFTSLEALYDAFQADMKRILK, from the coding sequence ATGAGGGCACAGCTGATCGAGAAGTCCCGCACCGTGATTGATGATACGGCCTTTTTCGAGGTTGTGTTGTGGCATCTGCCAGCTCCAATCTCCGGCAGCAGGCATCCGTTCAAATACCGGCTGGCTCTCGTGATGAACGGTGAATGCGTCCTGCGCTACGACAACGAGCGGGGGAAGGGGGATCATCGTCACATTGGGGGCGTAGAGGAGCCGATCACGTTCACATCGCTGGAAGCGCTTTATGACGCCTTTCAGGCCGACATGAAAAGGATACTGAAATGA
- a CDS encoding winged helix-turn-helix transcriptional regulator, whose translation MNTLTVRLSTAADAKARFVEAGNRALAGNASVAAPTLNFGSYDDMHRVLAPSRLAIVKALAEQGVLSIREVARRVERDVQAVHRDVTTLINAGVIDRTDAGVAFPYARIHFEFDVSAAA comes from the coding sequence ATGAACACTTTGACCGTTCGCTTGAGCACTGCCGCCGACGCCAAAGCCCGATTTGTCGAGGCTGGCAATCGCGCCCTGGCGGGAAATGCTTCTGTAGCGGCCCCCACGCTCAATTTCGGAAGTTATGACGATATGCATCGCGTGTTAGCCCCGTCACGTCTTGCCATTGTGAAGGCACTGGCTGAGCAGGGAGTCTTGTCGATCCGAGAGGTTGCCCGGCGCGTCGAGCGCGACGTGCAGGCCGTGCACCGAGACGTGACCACGCTCATCAACGCGGGCGTTATCGACCGAACCGACGCGGGGGTCGCGTTCCCCTATGCGCGTATTCATTTCGAGTTCGATGTAAGCGCCGCCGCTTAA